Genomic DNA from Falsibacillus albus:
CCGCCATAACCGCAGCCGCCCCATCCATATCCATATCCATAAGGCATCGACTGTCACCTCACTTTGTATTGAGTACACTCTTAACATATGTAGGTCGGTACAAAAGTGTATGGGCGAAATCCCTAGTTTATGGATTGTTTTCATTTTTGTCGTAAAGATCGAAGGTGAGTTCTCCTTTTTGATCGGCTTGAGCAAAGAATACTTGGTCTGGTTCGATCCCCTTTTTTTCAAGCTCATAGGTCAGCCATTTCTCATTCAATCCAAGCATCCTGAGCATTTCATCATCGATTTCCCCATCATTTATCACTGCCTGAGGTGGATATGTTTTATGTTCTTTGCCCCCGAAGTCGCCGTATGTCAACGGCTGTTTGGACCTTTTTAATAGCACGCTCAAGTCCCCGTTTGTGTCCAGAGTTGCAAATTCTACATCTGCCACTTTAAAGATATCTTTTTTCCTCAATTGTTCCAGAAGCTCGTCGGTTGAATATTTTTCTTTTCTCAAGCCCTTTTCTTTGATTTTCCCATTTTCAATGAACACAGTCGGTTTTCCTTCTACAATGTGCCTGATTTTAGGACTTTTCAGAGAAACAACTGAAAGGATGATTGGAAATATCGACCAAATGACAATGCTTGTCACACCATCCGTCAAGCTCAGATTTGGATCCATTGATAAGGTTCCCGCAATGTCCCCAACCGTGATCCCTGTAATATACTCAAAAAATGAAAGCTTTGAAAGCTGTTTTTTCCCCAATAACTTGGCAATGATAAAGATTCCCAAAATTAAAAAGACAGATCGTACAGCTGCTAATAAATAACTTGGCATATGGCTGCTCCTCCGGAATTACCCTTTAGGTTTAAATAAAATGGCGCCGATGAATCCGAAAACGATTGCAGCGGATATCCCTGATGAAGTTACCTCAAACATTCCGGTCAATACCCCTACTAATCCGTG
This window encodes:
- a CDS encoding DUF421 domain-containing protein, which encodes MPSYLLAAVRSVFLILGIFIIAKLLGKKQLSKLSFFEYITGITVGDIAGTLSMDPNLSLTDGVTSIVIWSIFPIILSVVSLKSPKIRHIVEGKPTVFIENGKIKEKGLRKEKYSTDELLEQLRKKDIFKVADVEFATLDTNGDLSVLLKRSKQPLTYGDFGGKEHKTYPPQAVINDGEIDDEMLRMLGLNEKWLTYELEKKGIEPDQVFFAQADQKGELTFDLYDKNENNP